A genomic window from Dermacentor silvarum isolate Dsil-2018 chromosome 9, BIME_Dsil_1.4, whole genome shotgun sequence includes:
- the LOC119463914 gene encoding neprilysin-1 — protein MAGIVVCFGCIIAMGVFVHFAGSTRQATTNLPCIGQECQEVVEFTESLMDPNVNPCSDFYRHVCGRWINNTKRPSSFMIDAANNFSETLHEALIRAPVHGENRELIQNAAIFYNSCLTYLKTDADIQASTDELFKALNISLSKWLTETDPMQFFREILRLSLVNRFHTLLAFSVIDDKANVSLKVERWHPLHNSLTPERNESFHEYMSRLIKAIGKDYATDAVVEEVLNLDRNRENITEKDGQPKTRLPEVECQTFPGKTWMEVLQKDLSLPENVSIITVSINTICKELNDVLVKTKSAARALYIIALVSRSVLELDYMLSENRDALAVRNVCYQMMQPAFEDTWLHLISSLLSITKWIEEIVDAYMTTIAEQIKIRVANWAWMAEEDRRATLKKLAKIHLVRFYGASMTKQAVQCSSGRKVTSAGFVSNVVNLYVRDIKKCLFLAVDRSDDLGLEKMLLGTDLIVNRAKVAVVLPPMFAVPPMFYRHVKDDKFINIAVLGIQLARKVLFIIVDRGARTETTAGWSNGTLKNYVAFQDCYARESAKLHAKLNDHQFDHAFSVMESLRIAYAVKRHYDRDIVSRNKPRLTSSNLMFYKRACLTMCTAQGAPRDGNTLDFETAYASGLFGAANAPMFLDIFGCQAGDAMAAINSCHVN, from the exons ATGGCGGGTATCGTCGTATGCTTCGGCTGCATCATAGCCATGGGCGTGTTCGTCCATTTCGCGGGCAGTACAAGGCAAGCCACTACGAACCTGCCCTGCATTGGCCAGGAGTGCCAAGAG GTGGTCGAATTTACCGAGAGCCTGATGGATCCCAACGTGAACCCGTGCTCCGACTTCTACCGACACGTGTGCGGTCGATGGATCAACAACACGAAGCGCCCGTCCTCCTTCATGATCGACGCGGCGAATAACTTCTCGGAAACGCTCCACGAGGCTCTCATCCGGGCCCCCGTCCACGGCGAGAACCGCGAGCTGATTCAGAACGCCGCCATCTTCTACAACTCCTGCCTCACATATCTCAAGACAGACGCCGACATACAGGCTTCCACGGACGAACTTTTCAAG GCTTTGAACATCTCGCTGTCGAAGTGGCTCACCGAGACTGACCCGATGCAGTTCTTCCGCGAGATCCTTCGTCTCTCGTTAGTGAACCGCTTTCACACGCTCTTGGCATTCAGCGTTATCGACGACAAAGCGAACGTGAGTTTGAAGGTTGAGAGGTGGCACCCGTTACACAATTCCCTCACACCAGAACGCAACGAAAGTTTCCACGAGTACATGAGCCGTCTTATCAAAGCGATAGGCAAAGACTACGCCACCGATGCTGTCGTCGAAGAGGTTCTCAACCTGGACAGGAATCGAGAGAACATCACAGAGAAAGACGGCCAGCCGAAAACAAGGCTGCCAGAAGTCGAGTGCCAGACTTTTCCGGGGAAAACGTGGATGGAAGTGCTCCAAAAAGACCTGTCTCTTCCGGAAAATGTCTCGATCATTACAGTGAGCATCAACACCATATGCAAAGAGCTCAACGACGTTCTGGTAAAGACAAAGTCAGCGGCGAGGGCTCTTTACATCATCGCCCTTGTCTCGAGGAGCGTCTTAGAACTGGATTACATGCTGTCCGAGAACCGCGATGCCCTCGCCGTGAGAAATGTATGCTACCAAATGATGCAGCCGGCGTTCGAAGACACCTGGCTTCACCTCATCAGCAGCCTGTTATCGATCACCAAGTGGATCGAAGAAATCGTCGACGCCTACATGACTACCATAGCGGAACAAATTAAAATCCGAGTGGCTAACTGGGCCTGGATGGCCGAGGAAGACAGGCGGGCGACGCTGAAAAAATTAGCCAAGATTCACCTGGTGCGCTTCTACGGCGCCAGCATGACAAAGCAGGCGGTGCAGTGCAGCAGCGGCAGGAAGGTCACCTCGGCGGGGTTTGTGTCGAATGTGGTCAATCTGTACGTCCGCGACATCAAGAAATGTCTCTTCCTGGCAGTGGATAGAAGCGACGACCTGGGCCTTGAGAAGATGTTGCTCGGAACCGACCTGATTGTGAACCGTGCGAAAGTCGCGGTCGTGCTACCGCCCATGTTCGCCGTGCCTCCCATGTTCTATCGACACGTCAAAGACGACAAGTTCATCAACATCGCCGTGCTCGGAATTCAGCTGGCCCGCAAGGTCCTCTTCATCATCGTCGACCGAGGTGCGCGGACGGAGACGACGGCTGGCTGGAGCAACGGCACGTTGAAGAACTACGTGGCCTTCCAGGACTGCTACGCCCGCGAGTCAGCCAAGTTGCACGCAAAACTGAACGACCACCAATTTGACCACGCGTTCAGCGTCATGGAATCGCTGCGCATAGCGTACGCGGTCAAGCGCCATTACGACCGCGACATCGTCAGCAGGAACAAGCCCCGCTTGACCTCTTCGAACTTGATGTTCTACAAACGGGCTTGCCTGACGATGTGCACGGCACAAGGCGCGCCACGCGACGGAAACACGCTGGACTTTGAGACGGCCTACGCGTCTGGCCTGTTCGGGGCAGCCAATGCGCCCATGTTCCTCGACATCTTCGGCTGTCAGGCGGGAGACGCCATGGCGGCCATCAACAGCTGTCACGTGAATTAG